A stretch of DNA from Chrysemys picta bellii isolate R12L10 unplaced genomic scaffold, ASM1138683v2 scaf5550, whole genome shotgun sequence:
ACTGAAGTGATGGGGGACCAGTCTCTAATGCCCAGGCGTGTTCCCTCCCAATGCCCCATTGCAGGTGGAGCTGCCCCAGCTCGCCGGGGATGACACGGCGCTGAACGGGatccggctgctctgctccgacGGCAGCACCATCCAGTCCAACGTGGGGCCGTGAGTACCGTGGGGAGGGGCCCAACGGAGGGTGTGGGCAGGTGGCAGAGGGGGCACCAGGCTCCATGCGCACAAGTGGAAAAGGGGTGTCACCAAGAGAGCTGGGGTcggtggcagagatgggagggtGGCATCAATGGTGGGACGTCGGTGTCAgcagtgggttagtggtggcagtggtgggatcGTGGTATTGgcagtgggttagtggtggcGGAGATGGGATCGCGGTATTGGCAGTGGGTtagtggggccaggggtgggatcATGGTATTGacagtgggttagtggtggcGGAGATGGGAGGGTGGCATCGATGGCGGGACGTCAGTGACAGCAGTGGGTTAGTGGTGGTAAAAGTGGGATCGTGGTATTGACAGCTGGttggagggcaggggtgggatcATAGTATTGACAGCGGGTTACTGGTGTTAGTGGTGGGATCGTGGTATTGGCAGTGGGTtagtgggggcaggggtgggatcgtggtattgacagtgggttagtggtgtcagcagtgggatcGCGGTGGTGATAGCGGTGGGACACTagggcagcagctcccagcccagagtGGCAGAGGTTGGGGGGAAGGCAGCACCCCCTGTGGGCCGTACCCAGCTGACCCGTTCTCTCCTCCCAGGTGGGGCTCGTGGGGTCTAGTGAAGAAATGCCCCCCGGGGCAGCGGCTGACCCAGTTCCGGCTGCGGGTGGAGCCCTGCCGGGGCCTCAAGGACGACACGGCTGCCAACAACATTGAGTTCGTCTGCACGGGTGGGGCGGAGCTGAGGGGGGACGGGCTGCGCCGGGGCAACTGGGGCCCCCAGAGCTGCTCCTGCGGCCCGCGGGGCATCTGCACCATCGCCACCAAGGTGGAGGCCCCCCAAGGCAAAGGGGACGACACGGCCCTGAACGACGTCTACTTCAGATGCTGCAGGCCTGAaaccctgaccaccaccacagccctgccccctagcaCCACAACCCAGTCCCCCACCTCAACgcagccccccacctccacaaCCCAGTCCCCCACCTCAACGCAGCCCCCCAGCTCCACAACCCAGACCCCCACCTCAACCCAGCCCCCCACGACAACTGAGCCCCCTATCACCTCAACgcagccccccacctccacaacccagacccccacctcaacacagccccccacctccacaaCCCAGACCCCCACCTCAACCGAGCCCCCCATCATCTCAACCCAGACCCCCACGTCAACCGAGCCCCCCATCACCTCAACGCAGCCCCCTACCTCCACAACCCAGACCCCCACCTCAACCCAGCCCCCCACGTCAACCGAGTCCATCACCTCAACGCAGCCCCCTACCTCCACAACCCAGACCCCCACCTCAACCAAGCCCCCCATCACATCAACCCAGACCCCCACCACAACCCAGTCCCCCACCACCCCACCGCAGACACCCCGCACACCCCCCCGGACCCCTCCCACCTCACCGCAGAACCCCCACACCAGGTCGTCCGGTGGGCGCTGACGacgccccactgccccctgccccccaatccctgctactcccactccccgcccccccatgaaccctgctcccagctgctcccccaccagcccctgtctgTGTGACCCCCCCCAATAAATGACTTACTTTGGACCTGAGCTGACCGGCATCTTAATGGCCGGACACCACCCtggctatggggtggggggatgtcgCTCCCTCCCAGctaagggggggcagagggtgggaatTAGNNNNNNNNNNGGCCCCCCACTCACAGTGCCGGggtcccccgccccccgggcccCCCACTCACAGTGCCGGGGGACGAGCTGGGTGACGATGTAATAGACGCTCAGGGGGTAACTGAGCAGCGCCGCCAGGGGGGAGCCCAGCGGGAGCCCCCGCCACGCGTAGTACTCGCGCCACGAGCCTGGGGGGACACGGGGGTCAGCCCCCCCCGGgaccggcccctcctcctcccccccatggggcccctcctcccccccgggaccggcccctcctcctccccccccatggggcccctcctccccccccgggaccggcccctcctcctcccccccatggggcccctcctcccccccgggaccggcccctcctcctcccccccatgggacccctcccccccccgggaccggcccct
This window harbors:
- the LOC135980648 gene encoding polycystin-1-like protein 3, which gives rise to VELPQLAGDDTALNGIRLLCSDGSTIQSNVGPWGSWGLVKKCPPGQRLTQFRLRVEPCRGLKDDTAANNIEFVCTGGAELRGDGLRRGNWGPQSCSCGPRGICTIATKVEAPQGKGDDTALNDVYFRCCRPETLTTTTALPPSTTTQSPTSTQPPTSTTQSPTSTQPPSSTTQTPTSTQPPTTTEPPITSTQPPTSTTQTPTSTQPPTSTTQTPTSTEPPIISTQTPTSTEPPITSTQPPTSTTQTPTSTQPPTSTESITSTQPPTSTTQTPTSTKPPITSTQTPTTTQSPTTPPQTPRTPPRTPPTSPQNPHTRSSGGR